One Magnolia sinica isolate HGM2019 chromosome 2, MsV1, whole genome shotgun sequence genomic window, gagatcgaggagcgtcaatgttgtcttcgcacaacacgtagCCAGTAGGCTAGGGAGTagggaagcggactgcgtactgagtaactcagtacggtaagcgtactgagtaaactccgtgggtcACTGTGTCACTCGTgcgttgtatccactccgtccatttcttttaacacataattttaggtctCTATACCAACAATGgattatatccaaacctcaaatggaccacaccatcggaaactgtgtgaattgaaaatctaccgttgaaaaattcttggggacaacagaggttttagatcaagctgatatttgtgtttttcattcatccatgtccttctcatcttatgaacaggttggatgacaaataaacatactgggggccttaaaaaattttcaacggttgaaatcaatagtttcactttttccagtggtatggcccacttaagctttgtgtatacatcaattttggattGAAcccgtaaaatgatctagaaaaacgaatggacggcgtggataaaccacatgcattcgcagtgggcccaaccgagtttactcgGCACGATAAGAGTATACTATACGGACTAATTTCATAGGCTAGCTGGTGCTAGCTACAAATAGCATTTATAAAGCTTCTCTAAGAAGCTATATCACCGGTgtgaagcttcttcaagaagctacatACCAATAGTTTTTATTCAACTGGGTAAActatgtgggcccatcgtgaatttttttggtttatctacaccgtccatcagttttttcaaatcatttaaggagttgatactaaattttaagtgaattcaataatcaagtagatcacaccatacgGAACACTGATATAATGATTTTAATATCGTTGGAAAAAATGAACGATTCAAGCTTtccccaatctgatccgactcgattttcttGACCGGGTAAGACCCGAATCGATTCGGGTCAACAAACGTTCGAATCTGTTCAAATTATATGAtccagactcggtcccggatcggaacgAGTTCGGATCAGGTTCTACAAATTTCGAATCTGGTCAGGTTGGgccgaatccgatccgactcggtccgatgcccacctctagctagAGAcgagcaggggtaggacgcaatccgcgtccgtactgCACTAGCAGGTAAGCTGACAGATGATTAACCATCCGACCTtagaaataaaacacataccaaGTACACAAAAATCTGCCTACTTTGCTACTCAAGATCGTCGGCATGCATGGAAATACCagaatcagaaccgtccatcctcTGGTCTTATTTTGAATAAACTATAATCCTAAATACTAAGCTTCTAATACCAATCTGGAACATTGTTTTTACCTTCAGCTACTATGGATTTTTTTTAAGACCTTTCTCAAACAGAGAAGCAAATCGGTCCATTTCGCATTTGGGCAGGACAACCCCAATCTCGATCCCTCCCTCTCCATCTCTACTCTCCGCAAGAGATATAGCACTTGTTTCTTGAATCGACAACACTTCCACCTTTACAGGCTTTCCCCATCCGAAATCCGTATCATAGACCCGAAGCTTGGGCGACCCAGCAACGGATCCCACACGCTCCCCTGATGCTACAATAGAAATAGATGTCGGTACAAAAGTCTCTGCGCCATTCAAGACCCCGTCATTCAACGCTTGGATTGCTCTCCCGATGACCTCCGACGCGAGACCCAACCCGTCTTCCGTCAACAAATCACTCCCCTTCGCATTGCACATACAACCACTGATACAGTTCCCGAAATACGTAGCGGGTATCGGCGGTACAAGCCGAGCCCGGCAGTCCACCGGAAAGCTGAAATGGACGTTTTTGTCCCTGTCATCATCCCCAAATGTCCTGAGCAAGCAAACCCACACGTATGCGCACGTTAGCACGAACGATGAGCAGTGTAATGGTTTCTGGCCGGCGTCGCTCCGTAGGGCCAAGACCTGTCGCCTTAGCGTCTCGATGTCTGCCCGACACATGACAAACGTGGCTAGGACTGGGGTTGCTCGAGGCTTTAAGCTCTCTACGGCCTGGTCGAGTTTGAAATTAGCCATCTGTTCTAAGTGAAGTCTTTTGAGACCGTCGAGATATGTGGCCACGGACCTGTCGTAGAACGGCCGTGACTTGAGTAATGATTCGTCGCCGGACTGACAAATCGAAGCCCACGATTTCATGAAGTGCATGGAGCTGCTCCCATCTGCTACCACGTGGCTTATGCTGGTTCCGATACAGATGCCAGAGTCGGGAAATAAGGTGATTTGCAAAGCTAGCAGAGGTTGGTTTTGAGGGTCGGAAACGGGCAACTGGGGAACGAGTGGAAGTAATTCCAATACATCTCTTGGGTGGTTTGCTGCGAGTCGGTGGAAGTCTGCGTCCGACTCAGCGACGGTCAGTGAGACTGAGCCGCCGTCGACATAGCGGATTTCTTGCTCGCCGTTGATGGGAGAGAGGGTGAGATTGCCGGCGAGAGGGAAGAAGAGacggagggagagggagagggagtgttTGAGTTTGGGAAGGAGAGTGTTTATGAAGTGGGTTGTGGTGATGGTGTTATCAGGGTTTTGTGGGAATTGGTAGAAGAAGAGGCGTTGGACCGGAGGCATTAGTAACCAGAGGACGTCGAAGAAGGTGAGAGGGAGAGTGGTTTCGGGGACAGATCCGGGTGGGGGAGAGACCCGACAAAGGTCCAGCACCTTGACGTGGTGGTGTTCTgccatggaaagagagagagagagagaggagaaaggggAAACGGATTGTCTACTCCCCCTTCGGTGcctgacatatcattttaaggttttattcaaaaataaaaaaataaaattaagaggaatataaatctcagcttaacccaaaacttttgtggccccaaaaaggtttgtaatggtcgacgctcattcaaaactgtttcctgtaatgtggtccacttcagattgatatatatctcatttttggtcccatatcataaaatgatatgaaaaaatagatggacgacttagatgaaacacatacatcatggtgggcccccagaacaccgaccatcagccaatggcaggtggcaggcgagtagccaatccgtttgcgGAGAAAGGGATCTCAATTCTCTCCGTACGCGTCTTTTACACGCATGGAataaaacggaagcggattggctggtgtaccacacaccactgacgtAGCTGGTGTCTtgccgtcaccaagttc contains:
- the LOC131238012 gene encoding phenolic glucoside malonyltransferase 2-like, producing MAEHHHVKVLDLCRVSPPPGSVPETTLPLTFFDVLWLLMPPVQRLFFYQFPQNPDNTITTTHFINTLLPKLKHSLSLSLRLFFPLAGNLTLSPINGEQEIRYVDGGSVSLTVAESDADFHRLAANHPRDVLELLPLVPQLPVSDPQNQPLLALQITLFPDSGICIGTSISHVVADGSSSMHFMKSWASICQSGDESLLKSRPFYDRSVATYLDGLKRLHLEQMANFKLDQAVESLKPRATPVLATFVMCRADIETLRRQVLALRSDAGQKPLHCSSFVLTCAYVWVCLLRTFGDDDRDKNVHFSFPVDCRARLVPPIPATYFGNCISGCMCNAKGSDLLTEDGLGLASEVIGRAIQALNDGVLNGAETFVPTSISIVASGERVGSVAGSPKLRVYDTDFGWGKPVKVEVLSIQETSAISLAESRDGEGGIEIGVVLPKCEMDRFASLFEKGLKKNP